The DNA window GGGGCTGAGGCGATCACTCCCGCAGCGCCGCACGCGGTATCGCGCCTGCGCGCCGCCCGCCTGGCGCGCAGCGCCAAACCTTTTCTGGCCCGGGGTGGCCCGCACGGCGAGCGCTGCCCGGGCTGCCGCCTGGTGCCCAGCCACTGCCTATGTGCGCTGCACCCCGGCATGGCCACCCACGCGGGCGTGTGTTTGCTGATGGCCGACATCGAGCCGCTCAAGCCCAGCAACACCGGCTGGCTGATTGCCGATGTGGTGCCCGACACCTTTGCCTTTGGCTGGGCGCGCACCGAGGTCGACCCCGCGCTGCTGGCGCTGCTGGCCGACCCGCAGTGGCAGCCTTATGTGGTGTTCCCCGGCGAATTTGTCGATGCGGCGCGTGTGGTCACCCAGCTGCGGCCTGCCGCGCACAACGCAGGCGCCACAGCCCAGCGCCCGCTGTTCATCCTGCTGGACGCCACCTGGCCCGAGGCGCGCAAGATGTTCCGCAAAAGCCCGTACCTGGACCGCTTTCCGGTGCTCAGCCTCGCGCCCGATCAGATCTCGCGCTACCGCCTGCGCCGCGCGCGCCGCGGTGACCAGTTTTGTACCGCCGAGGTCGCCGCCCTGTGCCTGGAACTGGCAGGCGAGCCCCAGGTGGCGCAGGTGCTTGATGCCTATCTGGAGGTGTTCACCCACCACTACCTGCAGGCAAAGCACCAGTTGCCGGTGGAGGACGACGGTGCAGCGCACCAGCGCCTGCGGCAGGTGCGTGGCCACGGTGGTGTGCACCGCCTGGATGCGGCTGCGTAATCGCTCGCGCAGCGCACGCCGGTAGCGAGGAGCCAGACACCACCCCAGGTCTTTCACCCAGCGCGCAAAATACCGCCCATGAAAGCACCCTCCCGCCTGCAGTCCCTCATCGACGAAGGCCTGATCGACACCGTGGTTCGCCAGTTGATGAGCGGCAAGGAAGCCATGGTTTTTGTGGTGCGCTGTGGCGACGAAACCCGCTGCGCCAAGATTTACAAAGAGGCCAACAACCGCAGCTTTCGCCAGGCGGTGGACTACACCGAGAACCGCAAGGTCAAAAACTCGCGCTCGGCGCGCGCCATCGCCAAGGGCAGCAAGTTTGGCCGGCAGGAGCAAGAGGCCGCCTGGCAGAACGCCGAGGTCGACGCGCTGTACCGCCTGGCCGCTGCAGGCGTGCGCGTGCCGCAGCCGTTCAATTTCCACGACGGTGTGCTGCTGATGGAGCTGGTGACCGACGCCCACGGCGACGCGGCCCCACGCCTGAACGATGTGGCCTTTTCCCCGGAAGACGCCCGCGCCCACCACGCGACGCTGGTGGCCGAAGTGGTGCGCATGCTGTGCGCGGGCGTGGTGCACGGTGATCTGTCAGAATTCAATATCCTGCTGGCGCACCTGCCTGGCATTGACGGCGAAGAGGGCCACGATGGGCCCGTCATCATCGACCTGCCCCAGGCCGTGGACGCCGCGGGCAACAACCACGCCCAGCGCATGCTGCTGCGCGACGTGGCCAACCTGCGCAATTTCTTTGGCCAGTTCGCACCCGAGCTGCGCACCACCCAATACGGCCCCGAGATCTGGAGCCTGTACCAGAGCGGCCTGCTGAGCAACGAAACGCCGCTGACCGGCCGCTACGCACCCGAGCGCGTTGACGTGGACATGCAGGCCGTGCTGCGCGAAATCGACGACGCGCGCGATGAAGAGGCCGCGCGCAGGCTGCGCATGGCCAGTGCGGCCTGAGGCCGTTGTGGCCCGACTGCGGCACAATCGCGCCCTTTTTGCGCGTGCGCTGCACCCAGACCAGGCCCGCCCCTTACCCACCATGCCCGCCCTTCACATTCGTACTTTCCGCCCGGGCGACGAACCCGCTTTGCGGGCGCTTTTCCACGCAGCGGTGCACGGCCTCGCCCACAAGGAATACACCCCCGAGCAGCTCGCCGCCTGGGCTCCACAGGACTACGACACGGTGCAGTGGGCCCGGCGCATGCAGGCCAACCAGCCCTTCATCGCCCAGGTGCCGGACACCGGGGCGGTGGCTGGATTTGCAGATCTGCAGGCCAGCGGGTACATCGACCAGTTCTTTGTCGCGCCAGCGTTTGCCGGGCAGGGCGTGGCCCGTGCGCTCATGGGCCACATCCACGCACAGGCTGCACAGCGCGGTATCGCCCAGTTGCACGCCGACGTGAGCCTGACGGCAGAGCCTTTCTTTGCCGCCTGCGGCTTTGTGGTGCAGGCACGCCAGCAGGCCGAGCGGCAGGGCGTGGTGCTGCACAACGCCCGCATGGTCAAGGTGTTGATCATGTGATTTGATCGCTGTGAGCGCTTTACGGTCCAGCTCCGGAAGCCCGTTTTGGCTTGTGATCCGGCCCCGCACTGTGTCTTTGGGCCCGCAAGTGCCTTACAGTAGCCGCCCCGCCCTGCACAAATCCACCCCACCACAGCCCCCCAGGGCTTTCACCCCATGACCAAAGAACTGGCCCGACAGCGCGAACTGAACCCGATGGAACTGTGCGAGGCCTGCAAGGGCATCCAGCGCAACTGGCGCCGTGCGCCCGGCCATGCCGAACTGGTGCAGCGCGGCAACCGCAAGGAAGACCGCCCGAGTGGCACTGTCACCATCACCCGCTACCAGTGCGACCACTGCGGTACCTCCTGGGAGTACGAGAACGACAAGAAGAACCAGCAAGCGGGCTGGTCGGTGGTGGGGCGCTGATACACCTTCAATTGCTATTTATTTTGTAGCTTTTAACGGTTGATACGCGGGCGTAAAAGGCACTTTTTTGCTCTATCTGTGTCTGACCACTGAAGGCATCGGCCCTTGCGTGCAGCCAGGCAGCACCAAAGAGCCTTCTTCCCAAGCCGTCTCAACAATGCAACGCACTGTCCCACCACGGGGGGCTTTTCGTGCAGGCCGATCACCGGTCCAATAGAGGGGAAGGAGCCACGCCATGTCGCAACACACCACCCCCGTTCTAAACAGCCAGCCGCTGGGCCCGCAGTGGCCCACGCTCGACCCGTTTCTTTTCTGCGCTCACCATGACGATGCCTACCCCGCAGGCAACGCCGCGTTCGGCCCCGCCGTGCCCATTGAAGACCGCCAGATCGGCAGCGACTTCAGCCGCAAGGACGGCTGGAGCATGTACCACGGCGACACCGTGCCGGGCTTTCCGGGCCACCCGCACAGGGGCTTTGAAACCGTGACGCTGGTGCGCAAGGGCCTCATCGACCATTCCGACTCGCTGGGCGCTGCGGCGCGGTTTGGCGGCGGCGATGTGCAGTGGGTCACCGCCGGCAAGGGCATCGTGCATTCTGAGATGTTCCCGCTGCTGAGCGCCAGCGAACCCAATCCGCTGGAGCTGTTCCAGATCTGGCTGAACCTGCCCGCGCGCAACAAGATGGTGGAGCCGCACTTCACCATGCTGTGGAACGAGCGCATTCCGCGCCTCGTCCACCACGACGACGCTGGGCGCGCGACCACGGTAACGGTGGTGGCCGGTGCACTGCCGGGAGCGCCCAGCCCGCTGGCACCGCCCCCGGAGTCGTGGGCCTCGCAGCCCGAGGCCGACGTGGCCATCTGGACGCTGCGCATGGACCCCGGCGCCCAGTGGACGCTGCCCGCTGCACAAGGCCAAGGCACGCGCCGCATGCTGTACTTCTTCATGGGCGAGGGCCTGCGCGTGGGGCCGCAGGACGTGGGCCAGCATGCCGCGCTGGAGCTGGTGGCGGGCCAGGACTGGCCACTGACCAACACCGGCGCCACGCCCGTGGAATGCCTGGTACTGCAAGGCCAGCCCATTGCCGAGCCCGTGGCGCAATACGGCCCGTTTGTGATGAACACCCAGCAGGAGATCATGCAGGCCCTGCAGGACTACCGCCGCACCCAGTTCGGCGGTTGGCCCTGGCCCGAGCAGGATCCAGTGCACGGCACCGAAGCGCGCCGGTTTGCGCGCTACCCGGGGCAAACGCAGGAAGAGCGCCCCGCTGAGGCCGTGGCTGGCGGATAGGCTGCGCGCCACGGGCCCTGTTCGGCAGGCGTGCGGATCGAGGGCGCCTCGTGGACAATCGGCGGTTTTGATGCGCACGCGGGTGCCAGGGCTCGGCCCACCGCACCGCCGCGCTGTTTCCCTCCACTGAAAGCGCAAGCAACATCATGGCCATCACCAAAGACTCTGCCGTCACCATCACCTACAAAGTCACCACGCCCCAGGGCAAGCCGCTGGACGGGGGCAGCCTGTCGTACCTGCATGGCGGCTACGAAAACATCTTCCCCAAGGTCGAAGCCGCGCTGGAAGGCCAGGCCGTGGGCTTCAGCACCGCACTGGACCTGGCCGCGGAAGACGCCTTTGGCGAGCGCGATGAGGGCCTGGTGCGTACCATCCCCAAGAGCGAGTTCCCCCCGGGCGTGAAGGTGGGCGGACAACTACAGGCGGTGGACAACGAAGGCCAGCCCCAGGTGTTCAACGTGGTCAAGATCAAGGGCCCCGAGGTGCATCTGGACGGCAACCACCCGCTGGCGGGACAGGCGCTGAAGTTCAGCTGCAAAGTGACTGAAGTGCGCGCTGCAAGTGCCGAAGAAATCGCCCACCGCCATGTGCATGGTGCGCATGGCCACCAGCATTAAAAACTATCATTTTTATAGCTGCTAGCGCTTACCTGAAAAGCGCTAGAGGCAAAAAAACCATCAAATTTTTTGCAAGCAGCGCTCGGCTTGTAAAACGACGCCGCGCAGAGAGGTGAGGCCTGGCCCCGCCGCCCTCACCGCTGCAAAAACCGCTGCACCACAGCCAGCGTTGCCACCGGGTCTTCTTCCTGCGGCACATGGCCCAGGCCTTCAAACACGACGAGCTGCGAGCCTGCAATGTCCGCCGCAAAACGGTCGCCGTTCACAGGCGGTATCAGCCGGTCGTGCTGGCCCCACAAAATGAGCGTGGGCAGTTGCAGGCCGCGGATGTCCTGCTCGCGCCCCGTGTTGCGCTGGGCCATGCGCACCGCCAGCGCATGGCGGTTGCCCGCGCGGCGGGCCAGGTCGCTATAGCGCTGCACCAGCTCGGGCGTGACCCGCCCCGGATCGCCATAGACGTTGCGCACCGATTTTTCGACCATGCCGGGTGGCAGCAGATAGCCCATCAGTGCACTCAGGCCCGGTGTGCGTGCCACCCGAAAGGCCAGTGGCATGGATTCGGGCTCAAAGGCATAGCCCGCAGCGTCCACCAGAATGAGCTTTTCCACCCGCTGCGGCGCGGCGTGCGCCGTGGCCCAGGCGACTTCGCCGCCCAGCGAATTGCCGCCGATGACAAAACGCTGCACACCCAACTGGTCGAGCAGCGCCAGCACCAAGCGCACATAGACGGTCATCGAATAATCGTCAGCGGCATTCGGGCCGGTGAGGCCAAAGCCCGGCAAATCGAAGCGGATCACTCGGCGGGTTTTGCGCAGTTCCTCGGCCCAGCCGTCCCAGGTGTGCAGGCTCGCAGACGTGCCGTGGACCAGCACGAGGGGCGCGGGGTCATCCCTCGGGCCTTCGTCGCGCAGGTGCACGCGCTGGCCGTCCACCCCGATGAAGGTGGACGGTGCCTGCGCCCAGCGTTTCTCCACGTCGGCGGGTGCGAGATCGGGCGCCCAGGCCCAGGCCAGCAGCGCTGCGGTGGCGAGCACCAGCAGCGCCAGCAGGGCCAGAACAATGCGCAGTCCGGCTTTCATCGTTGTCTATCCGGCCTTGCCATCGAGCGGCAGAAAGCGCGGCGCAGGCGCCACGTCAAAGCCTGCGCCCGCCGTGCGCACGTAGGTACCCCGCGCCACGTTGTGCGGGTGCTCTGCCGCCTGCGCCACGCTGAGCACCGGCGCAAAGCACACGTCCGTGCCTTCCAGCAAGGCATCCCAGTGCGCGCGCGGCTGGCTGGCAAACAGGGCCGTCAGGCGGTCTTTGAGGGCAGGCCAGGTGCGCGGGTCAAACTGGCGCTTCAGGTCCACGTCGCCCAAACCGAGCTTTTGCAGGAGCAGCGCGTAGAACTGCGGCTCCAGCGCGCCCAGCGTGATGCTGCCGCCATCGGCGCAGCGGTACACGTCGTAGAAGGGCGAATCGTGGAACGGGCTGGGGTGCGGGCCGTCCAGCTGGCCGCTGCCGCGAATCCACTGCGCAATGCCGCCCAGCATGGCCACGATGTCGACGATGGCGGCGTCCACCACGCGGCCCTGGCCGCTGGTTTTGGCTTCCAGAATGGCGCAGACCATGCCAAACGCCAGGCCCAGCGCGCCCCCCGCATCACCCACCACCGTGGGCGGCACGATGGGCCGCTCGCCCCGGTGCGCCGAGAGCGAGAGCATGCCGGTCAGCGCCACGTAGTTCAGGTCGTGCCCGGCCGCCTGTGCCAGCGGGCCGCTCTGGCCCCAGCCGGTCATGCGGCCGTAGACGATGCGCGGGTTGGCCTTGGCGCAGTCGGCCGGGCCAAGCTTTAGGCGCTCCATCACGCCGGGGCGGTTGCCTTCGATCAGCGCGTCGGCCTGGGCCACCAGGGCCAAGGCCTCGGCGCGGGCGGCGTCCTGCTTGAGGTCGAGCAGCACCACGGTTTTGCCACGCCGCAAGGGGTTGTCACCGCTGCCGCCGAGTTGCGCCGCCACAGCGCCCTGCTGCGGGCGGGCAATCACCGTGACCTCGGCGCCCATGTCGGCCAGCATGCGCGCGGCCAGCGGGCCAGGGCCAATTCCTTCGAATTCGACGATGCGGATGCCGGCGAGGGGGGAAGACAGTGGCGCGCTCATGTGCCCAGTCTCCGTGCAATCAAGTCTTTCATGATTTCCGTCGTGCCTCCGTAAATGCGTTGAATGCGGGCATCAGCATACAGGCGCGCAATCGGGTACTCGGCCATGTAGCCATAGCCGCCGAAGAGCTGAAGACATTCGTCGGTCACCTTGCCCTGCTGCTCGGTGCACCACCATTTGGCCATGTAGGCGGCTTCGTCGTCCAACGTGCCATCGAGCAGGCGCTGGATGCAGTCGTTCACGAAACTGCGCACCACATGGGCCAGGGTGGCGCATTCGGCCAGCTTGAAGCGGGTGTTTTGAAAGTCGAACACGCTCTGTCCGAAGGCTTTGCGGCCCTTGGTGTACTCCACCGTCAATTCGACGGCCCGCTCGATCACCGCCGCAGCGGGCACGGCCAGCAGCAGGCGCTCGTAGGGCAGCTGGCTCATCAGTTGGCGAAAGCCTTGGCCTTCCTGCCCGCCGAGCAACTGGTCCGCTTTCAGGCGCACGCCGTCAAAGAACAGCTCGGCGGTGTCCGACGCATGCTGGCCCAGCTTCTCCAGCCGCCTGCCGACACGAAAGCCGGGCAGGTTTTCGGTCTCCAGCACCACCAGCGAGACACCGCTGCTGCCCGGCCCGCCGGTGCGCACGGCGACCACCAGCAAGTTGGCAGTGAAGCCGTTGGTGATGAAGGTTTTGGCGCCGTCGATCACATAGTGGTCACCGTCTTTGCTGGCCTTGGTGCGCAGCGCTTTCAGATCGGAGCCACAGCCGGGCTCGGTCAGTGCGATACCCGCGAGCATCTCTCCGCTGGCCAGCCGGGGCAGCCAGCGCTGCTTTTGCTCCTCGGTGCCGTAGTCCAGGATGTAGTGCGCGGCAATGGTGTGCACGGCCGTGTTGGCGGGCACTTCGGCGCGGGCCAGTTCGTCCTGCACCACCAGCTGGTAGGCCAGGTTGGCGCCTGCGCCGCCATACGCCTCGGGCATCTCGGGCAGCAGAAAGCCCAGCTCGCCAAACGGGCGCCAGACCTCGCGCGGGATGAAGCCCTGGCGGCGCCAGCCGTCCAGGTGCGGCACCAGCTCGTTGGTGATGAAACGCCTGGCCTGTTCTCTGAACGCTTCGATGTCTTCATCCATCCAGGCGTGGCGATGCAGTTGGGGCAGCAGGCTCATGGCATCAAATCCCCGTCAGGCCACCGCTGCACATCAGCGTTTGGCCGCTCACATAGTCGGACTCGGGGATGCACAGCAGGTACACGGCCCCTGCGGCCTCGTCGGGCGTGCCGCCACGGCCCAGGGGAATCGAGCGTTCCATGGCCGCCATCAGGTCGGGATTGACGCCCACCTTGATCTCGCGGCCATCGATGTTCTCGGTGGCGTCGCTGTCGGCGCTCACCGTCAAGCGCGTCTTGATGAAGCCGTAGGCCACGCAGTTGACGGTCACGTTCATGCGGCCCCATTCCTTGGCCAGCGTCTGCGTCATGCCGACAATGCCGGCCTTGGCCGTGGAGTAGTTGGTCTGCCCGGCGTTGCCGAACAGGCCGGCCACCGACGAGATGTTGACCACCTTGCGCACCACGCTCTTACCGGCTTCCTTTTCCTGCTTGGAGAGCGCACGGATGACGGGCTGCGCGGCGCGCAGGATGCGAAACGGCGCCGTCAGGTGCACATCGAGCATGGCGTACCACTGCTCGTCGGTCATCTTCTGCACCACGTTGTCCCAGGTGTAGCCAGCGTTGTTGACGATGATGTCCAGGCCCTTGAATTCGCTCACCGCCGTGCCGATGAAGCGCTCGGCAAAATCGGGCGCTGTCACGCTGCCAATGCAGGCCACGGCCTGCCCACCGGCAGCGCGGATGGCCGCGACGACTTCTTGCGCGGGGGCTTCGTCGAGGTCATTGACGACGACATGCGCGCCTTCGCTGGCGAGCTTGAGCGCGATGGAGCGGCCGATGCCGCGGCCCGAGCCGGTGATGAGGGCGACCTTGCCTTCGAGTTTCTTTGTCATGGGGTTCCTTGTGTGGGTTCAGGCCAGCGCCACGAGGGCATCGCCGACGATTTTGGTTTGGCCAAACTGGTTGGCACTGGTGAGCTCGATGCGCACGCAGTGCTCGCCGTTGTGCTCGAGCTTCTCGACGATGCGACCGCTGCAGCGCATGGCGTTGCCCAGGTGCGTGATGCCCTGAAAACGTGCATTGAATGTGCGCAACTGGCTTTGCGGCGCCCACGCGGTGACCACGCGGCCCAGCCAGGCCATGCCCAACATGCCTTGGGAAAACACATCGGGCATGCCGGCGCGGCGTGCGACATCGATATCGATGTGCATGGGATTGTGGTCGCCCGACGCGCCGGAAAACAGCGCCAGCGTGGTGCGGTCGACCGGTGGCAGTTGCAGGTCGGGCAGGGTATCGCCGACCTGGATCTGCGCAAAGCTAGGTGTCTTGAATGTCATGGCGTTCTCCCGTCAGTGGCGAACCACGAGCACCGTGCGCATCTCGGCCACGAGCTCGTTCTTTTGATTGGTGGCGCGGGAGGTCTTGACGACAAATTCCAGTGCGCCATTTTTCTTGTCATAGATATCGCCGATTTCGGAGCGCACCGTGATGGTGTCGCCCGCGCAGGCGCTGCGGTGGTAGGTGAAGCTCTGTTCACCGTGCAGCAGTTTGGCGATAGGCACGTCCAGCAGGGTCAACAGCGCGTCGGTGGCGCCCGAATCGAGTTCCGCGCCAAAGAGGAAGGTGGGCGGAGCCGGCAGATCGGCGTAGCCCGCCGATTGCGCGGCCTGCACGTCGGTGTACTCGGGCGCGGTCTCGCCAATGGCCTTGGCAAAAAAGCGCAGGCGGCTGCGGTCCAGCGCCATTTCGGACGGTGGCAGCGCATGGCCAATCCATTTCTTGTCAATCATGTCAGCACTCCGTTTCAAACTTTTTCATACAGGGTGACGACGCAGGCGCCGCCCAGACCCAGGTTGTGCTGCAGCGCCAGGCGCGCACCATCCACTTGGCGCTGCTCGGCTGTGCCGCGCAGCTGGTGCGTGAGTTCAAAGCACTGCGCCAGACCCGTGGCGCCCAGTGGGTGGCCTTTGCTCAGCAAGCCGCCCGAGGGGTTGGTGACGACCTTGCCGCCATAGGTGTTGTCGCCGTCGTCGACAAACTTTTCAGCACCGCCCACGGGGCACAGGCCCAGGGCCTCGTAGCTGAGCAGTTCGTTCTGCGCAAAGCAGTCGTGCAGCTCGACCACGTCGATGTCCTGCGGGCCGATGCCTGCCGCCTCGTACACCTGCTGGGCGGCGTCGCGGGCCATGCTGAAACCGACCACTTCGCGCATGTCGCGGGCTTCGAAGGTGACGGGCTTGTCGGTCGTCATCGCCTGCGCCTTGATGCGTACGCGCTGGTCCAGGCCGTGCTTTTGCGCAAAGGCGGCCGAGCACACGATGGCGGCGGCGGCGCCGCAGGTGGGCGGACAAGCCATCAGGCGGGTCAGCACGCCGGGCCACAGCATCTTGGCGTCCATCACCTCCTGCTCGGTGACCACGGTGCGAAACACGGCCAGCGGGTTGTTGGCGGCGTGGCGGCTGGCTTTGGCGCGGATCTTGGCAAAGGTGGAAAGCGGCGTACCGAACTCGTCCATGTGCACTTTTCCTGCGCCAGCAAAGTAGCGCAGTGCCAGTGGCAGATCGGACTGCACCAGCTCGTTGGTGGCAGCGTCGAACCGCTCGAACGGGCTGGGGCGGTCATTGAACACGGCGCCCAGGGCCCCCGGGTTCATGTGTTCGAAACCCAGCGCCAGCACGCAGTCGGCGGCGCCACTGGCCACGGCCTGGCGCGCCAGGAACAACGCGGTCGAACCGGTGGAACAGTTGTTGTTGACGTTGACCACGGGAATGCCGGTCATGCCCACCTCGTAGAGCGCGCGCTGGCCGGAGGTGGAGTCGCCATACACATAGCCGACATAGGCCTGCTGCACTTGGTCGTAGCGGACCCCCGCATCTTGCAGGGCCGCGCGGGTGGCATGCGCCGCCATCTGGGGGTAGGGCTCGTTGGCGCCCGGCTTGGTGAATGGGATCATGCCGACCCCGCAAACGAATACATCACAGCTCATCAGAATCTCCTGGATCAAGAAAGGGAATGTTTAGGCGATACCGCGCTCACGGCCCTGCCAGAAGGGCTCACGAAGCCGGGTTTTGAGAATTTTTCCGGCTCCCGTCATCGGCAGCGCATCCACGAACGCAACGCTGCGCGGGCTCTTATAACCAGCGATCAAGGTCTTGCAGTGCGCAATGATTTCTTCGGCGGTCACCTGCTGCCCAGGCGCGAGCACCACCACCGCATGCACGGCCTCGCCCCACTGCGGGTCGGGAATGGCAATCACCGCGCTCATCGCCACCGCCGGGTGTTTGGCCAGGGCGTTTTCGACCTCGGCCGAGAAGACGTTCTCGCCACCGGTCTTGATCATGTCCTTGATGCGATCGACCACGGTGACGAAACCGTCCTCGTCCATGCGGCCACCGTCGCCGGTGTGCATCCAGCCGTCGCGCAGCGCAGCAGCCGTGAGTTCAGGCTGATTCCAGTAGCCAATCATCACGTTGGGGCCGCGCACGATGATCTCGCCCACCGTGCCGCGCGGCACTTCGGTTCCTTCGCCATCGACGATCTTGGCTTCGGTGCAAAACGTGGCGCGGCCAGAGCAACCCAGCTTGCCCAGGTGCCGGTTTTCTTCCGCCAGGTAAGTCGACGGCAAGATGGTGCCCACAGGCGAGAGCTCGGTCATGCCGAAGCCCTGGAACACCTCGGCCTGGGGAATCGCTTTTTGAGCACGCAGCAGCAAGGCATCGGGCAGCGCTGAGGCGCCGTAGAACACGGTGCGCAGGGAGCTCAGGTCGCGGTGCGGGCCCATGCTGGGATGGTCCAGCATCATCTGGATCATGGTGGGCACCAGGCACAGGTTGGTCACGCGGTGCTGCTCGATGGTATCGAGCACCTTGGCCGGGTCAAACGCCGGGATGATGGAATGCGTATTGCCTTCCACCCAGTGCGGGAACGCCAGGCCCATGTCGGCCAGGTGGAACATGGGCGCAGCGTGC is part of the Simplicispira sp. 125 genome and encodes:
- a CDS encoding long-chain-fatty-acid--CoA ligase; its protein translation is MYLTQSLHRSVQQHPHRIAVRWGEQTRTFGEFADRVARFAGALQKLGVQSGDRVAMLSLNSERYLEYQMAVPWAGAVLNPCNIRWSPAEILYSLEDSGSTVLLVDETFKGMVAQFRRESTTLREFIYCGDGETPEGMHGYEALVAQTAPVADALRRGNDLAGIFYTGGTTGFPKGVMLSHNNLCSSGLAVRAEGLARPGGTYLHAAPMFHLADMGLAFPHWVEGNTHSIIPAFDPAKVLDTIEQHRVTNLCLVPTMIQMMLDHPSMGPHRDLSSLRTVFYGASALPDALLLRAQKAIPQAEVFQGFGMTELSPVGTILPSTYLAEENRHLGKLGCSGRATFCTEAKIVDGEGTEVPRGTVGEIIVRGPNVMIGYWNQPELTAAALRDGWMHTGDGGRMDEDGFVTVVDRIKDMIKTGGENVFSAEVENALAKHPAVAMSAVIAIPDPQWGEAVHAVVVLAPGQQVTAEEIIAHCKTLIAGYKSPRSVAFVDALPMTGAGKILKTRLREPFWQGRERGIA